The sequence TCTTCCACTACAAACTTAAAGTCTTCAGAGGAAGCACCCATTGCGCTGTGACCAGGGTTACGTAAGGCCACGTCACAAGAGTTAATAATACCTGTAGGACGGTCTTCGCGCGGCCAAGCCTGACGAGCCTGGTACACGAGCTGCGGAATATTAATCTGCATTGGGCAGACATAGGTACACCGCTGACACATGGTACACATCCATACCCAAGGGGTAGAGGTGATTTCTTCATCCATACCCAGTGCAGCAAGACGCAAGAATTTGCGTGGATCCATATCCTCAAGTCCAGTTGCGGGACAGCCTGCAGAACAAGCACCACAAGTAAGACACATGTTGAGGTTGCCACCTTCCGGCAGCAGATCAGCTACACTTTCTATGAAAGAACCACCGCACTCCTTCTCAGGATGCTGCTTTGAATCTGACATATTACATTTACTCCTTAACCGCTTAGCGCTGCTCTTTGTGTTGCGTTAAAAAAACAAAGCGGATTACGCTCTACTATAATGGGTTAGCGCCTGAGACAAGATAAAGAACGCAACTTCCTTCATAATTCATATTTTTACCTGAAAAATATGTGCACACTAAAAGTTATTGCACTCTTTATTGCAGTTCTACCTACATTTTTTATAGCATCTAATTTATAGTAAACAATGCATAAATAATAACAGGCTGTAGAAGAACTAAAATAGTCGCCAATCCCGAAAGGTTACGCACTTCAAAGTGGCGCAACCTCTTTTATACATTCTTCGCATAGCGGTTCACCATCCTCTTAACAGCATTTTTGCTTTCCGTCATACTGATTATCAATGAAACCGGTTAACTTTGCATTTTATTGACATCAACATGATTTTATTGGTATTTTGCAGCGCAAACAAACTGGTTGCACAATTTATTTCATTTGAGAATAACACGAATACTAAGCTGTTATTTTCTGGTACATTCTACCATCTTCTACAACTACATACTTGACCAGTCGCCAAGTATGTTCTACCTGAGAATTACGCCCGCACTGTCGGGCGCTTTTTCTTGTGGAGAAGAAGCGGTATCCTGATCGCTGGAAAAAAGCAGGAAAGAATTTTTTAAGGGAAAAATGATGAGCAGTATTCCTATTTCTATTGAAGGCTTTGAAAAAGTAAAAAAAGAGCTTGAGGCTCTGAAAAAAGAGCGTCCTGAAGTTATTCAGGCTATTAAAGAAGCTCGTGAAGAAGGCGACCTCAGTGAAAACGCTGGGTACGACGCTGCACGTGAACGTCAGGGCATGCTCGAAGCACGCATCTCCTACATTGAATCACAGATGGCTCGCTACAATGTTATCGATCTCAAAACTCTCGGCGGCGACAAAGTAACCTTTGGTGCAACTGTAGAGATTGAAGACCTTGATTCTGGCGAAGTGAAAAAATACACTCTGCTCGGTCCAGACGAAGCAGACTACCAGAATGGCAGCATTTCCGCACTTTCTCCTGTCGGCAAAGCAATGCTCGGCAAAGAAGAAGGCGACGAATTTGTTGTAAACGCACCTAAAGGACGTATTTCTTACGAAATCGTTTCTATTGAATTCGATCATTAGTAGCAGGGCATCCATTGGATGCCATCACTGTCTCTGCTAAGAGAAAAAGCCATGCCTCATCATTATATCATGATGAGGCATGGCTTTTTTACATTCAACTTTCTGAATGTCGGATTACGCTGTTTTTTTCAGTTTTTTGTCCAGCAGCTCAAGTACTTTCAAGGCTTCTGCAAACTCAGAATTAACTTCTACTGCCTTAGCCAACATGACACGTGCTTTTTCATACTCTTTAATTTCAATAAGCACTCGCCCTATATTATACAGCAAGTGTTCATCCAGCTTCGAAAGCTTTTGTGCTCTACTGTAAAATTGTAATGCTTCGGCAAACAGCTTGTTTTTTCGAAGCTTAATTCCAAACTCATTGAACATATGTTTATGTTCTTCACTGAATGCGGCTTCAATACCAACCAGTTTAGAAAAAACTTGCTGCCCTTTATCGGTTTCAT comes from Halodesulfovibrio sp. and encodes:
- the greA gene encoding transcription elongation factor GreA: MSSIPISIEGFEKVKKELEALKKERPEVIQAIKEAREEGDLSENAGYDAARERQGMLEARISYIESQMARYNVIDLKTLGGDKVTFGATVEIEDLDSGEVKKYTLLGPDEADYQNGSISALSPVGKAMLGKEEGDEFVVNAPKGRISYEIVSIEFDH